In one window of Coriobacteriia bacterium DNA:
- a CDS encoding DUF2892 domain-containing protein encodes MMAQESGGGRRRPAPNVSGRERILSLVLGGGLTTFALTRRGWPARLLAIPGMLLLARGRSGRSLLYTALDVSTAPRVVEPGEEERPGAEAEEAVPSPPESAPAGVVAHSEPGEEAPRPEVPRTHRHAEPDTELGEPDVRVTPKLMQELSGSPPPP; translated from the coding sequence ATGATGGCGCAGGAGAGCGGCGGGGGCAGGCGGCGTCCGGCTCCCAACGTGTCGGGGCGGGAGAGGATCCTCTCCCTCGTGCTCGGGGGAGGCCTGACCACGTTCGCCCTGACGCGCCGGGGGTGGCCGGCCAGGCTGCTGGCGATCCCGGGGATGCTGCTCCTGGCGCGCGGACGCAGCGGGCGGTCGCTGCTCTACACCGCGCTGGACGTCTCGACGGCGCCGCGGGTCGTGGAGCCCGGCGAGGAGGAGCGGCCCGGAGCGGAAGCCGAGGAGGCGGTCCCGTCGCCTCCCGAGAGCGCACCCGCGGGCGTGGTGGCGCACTCGGAGCCGGGCGAGGAGGCGCCGCGCCCCGAGGTTCCCCGCACGCATAGGCACGCCGAGCCGGACACCGAGCTCGGCGAGCCGGACGTGAGGGTCACGCCGAAGCTGATGCAGGAGCTCTCCGGCTCGCCTCCGCCCCCGTAG